The Halorubrum sp. BV1 sequence GGCGGTGATCGCGTACACCGCCTCCTCGTCGACGACCTCGCCGGTCGTCGCCGCGGCCTGCAGCGAGTTGATCGCGCGGCGCATGTCGCCGTCTGCGGCGTAGACGAGGGCGTCGACGCCCGCGTCGGTCACCTCGATCCCCTCCGCGGCGGCGATCTCGCGCACCTGCGCAGCCACCGCGTCGTCCGACAGCGGCGAGAACCGGAAGACGGCACACCGCGACTGGATCGGGTCGATGATCTTCGACGAGTAGTTACACGAGAGGATGAATCGGGTGTTATCGGAGAACTGCTCCATCGTCCGGCGGAGCGCTGATTGTGCGTCATCGGTGTTGTGCGTCAGGATACCGTTGGCGAGCATGAAGTTGGGTGTTCCCTCCATGCTGATGTTGTACGCTTTCCCGCGGTGGCTGTACTCGATCCGGCTGATCTCGGCGGTCTGAACCGACTTCACACCACCGTCTGTGACGGCAGTGGCTTCGAACTCGTCTTTCTCGTAGTGTTCGTGGTGTGGGAGTTCACCGTCACCGACGACAACGAAGGTGTACTCGTCGCCGTAGGTCTCCAGGAACTCTTCCACCTTTTCCGTCTGTCCCCAAAGTGCGGCCACTCCCTTGACTTCGATTACCGTCTTATCCACCACGAAGTCGGGGTGATACACGGAATCAGACAGCTCAAACGCCGGCTCGTACTCGTACTCGATTCCCGCGTCTTGCAGCTTCTTACCGACCTCGTACTCCCAATCGGACCGGACGAGATGGCCCAAATCGTCGCTGTGTCTGACGTTACCGCCTGTGGGCTCGTGACCCTGAAGCGCCTCGGAGACTTTCGCTGCGATCTCCGGGTCACGCATCGGATTTTTGTCGCCACTGATGTCACAGACGGGGTAGCCGCAGTTCTCGACACTCTTTTCGATGACCGCTTCCCGCTCATCGTCGTCCAAACTCTCCCACCACTCGGCTGTGGCTGCACCGATGTCTGCTTTCACCTCGTCGGGATCTGCGTCGACGACCCACTCCTCCCACGACGTTCCCGACCGCATCTCGCTGACCGTCTCGCGGAATCGTTCAACCGTCTCGTCGTCCATCTCCATGACGTGGGTCCCATGGAACTCGCCGCCGTAGTTCGGATTGTTCTCGCCAGCGAGCCGCCCGTCGGAGAGCGCGTCGATGATCTTCTCCCGTCGCTCGTCGGACCACTCCACGCCGTGCATCGGGTTCCCCTCGCCGCGCATGTCTCGGCTGTGCCCCTCGTTCTTACATTCGAGAGAGCAGAACCGGCCCGCTGTCCAATCGTCACAGACATCACACTGCGACACACCGATATCGTCTCTGAAGTCCGCGACCTCGTCTCCGGGAGACAGTTCTCGGAGTTCTTTCTCAACGAGCCGGCCATCGTCGCCGACCACGAAGAACGGGTGCGTCGGACTGGCCAGCATCGTCCGACCGTCGCCCAGTTCCAATTCGAAGAAGTCCGCGACGCCGGAATCGACCAGATGACCCTCGTCGGACTGAACTTCGTTTGTCTCGAAATCGACGGACGGGATCGGCTCCCCGTCTTCACTCACTTCTTCGATCGGTTTTATTTCTGGTTTCGACGGATACCCCGTGACGACCTCAGTTCCGGGTGGCACGCACAACGAGTCCGCCTCGTCGAGAAACACGATCCGGAAGTCGCCGCCGAACGACGACCGCGCGAACCCCTTGATCCGGTCGCGGACAACGTCGATCCCGCGCTGGTCCGAGGCGTTGAGCTCTAAGAAGTTCCCGCGCCAGTTGTCTTCGCCGTAGATTTCGCGGGCGATGGCGGTTGCAGCAGTGGTTTTTCCGATTCCTGCCGGCCCTGAAAATAAGAGGTGGGGCACGTCGTCCTGTGCGATGTAGCTCTGGAGCCGCTCGACGATTTCCTCCTGGCCGTGGATGTCGTCGAGCGACTGCGGCCGGTATTTCTCGATCCAGATCTCCCGGCCCGTCGCCGTCGCAGCCGGCTGCTCGTCGGCATCGCTCATTGTGCGATCGGACGACCGGCGGGGTCATAAACGAACCGAGAGGCGGGCAGGTCGCCGCGGCGCGTTCTACTCGAACTCGTCGACGAGCGCGGGCACCACGTCGAAGAGGTCGCCGACGATCCCGTAGTCGGCGATGTCGAAGATCGGTGCGGTCGGGTCGGTGTTGATCGCGATTATCGTGTCTGCGCCCTTCATCCCGGCGACATGCTGGACCGCGCCGGAGATGCCGACCGCGACGTACACGTCGGGGGTGACGACCTTCCCCGACTGGCCGACCTGCCGGTTCTTCGGCAGCCAGCCGTTGTCGACGATCGGCCGCGACGCCGAGAGCGTCGCACCGAGCGCGTCGGCGAGCGCCTCGACGACCTCCAAGTTCTCCTCCTCGCCGATCCCACGGCCGACAGAGACGAGCACGTCGGCGTCGGCGATGTCGACGTCACCGCTGCCGACCTCCTCGAACCCGGTCACGCGAGCGCCCGACTCGGGGAGATCGACTTCGGCCGTCTCGACGGTCGCGTCGCCGACGCCCTCCGCCGGTGGCCACTCGCCGCCCCGAATCGTGACGACGAACCGGTCGCCGGCCACGTCGACTGTGGTCTCCACCTTCGAGCCGTACATCTCGCGGGTGAGGGTCAGGCCGTCGTCGTACGCGACGCCGATCGCGTCAGTGGCGATCGGCACGCCGAGGTCCTCGGCGAGCGCGGGGGCGTAGTCGAGCCCGTTCACGGAGTTCGGGATCACGATCGATCCGGCGTCGATCCGCTCCGCGAGTTGCCGGACGGCCGCCTGATAGACGGTGTGGTCGAACTCCTCGCCGTTCGGGACGACATGGATCGCGTCGACGCCCTCGCGGTCCAGGTCTTCGGCGAAGGCGTCGACGTCGCCCGCGACGACCGCGACGTGGCAGTCGCCGCCGCGCGCGTCTGCCAGTTCTCGACCCGCGGTGATCGCCTCGTACGAGACGTCTCGAAGCTCTCCGCGGCGGTGTTCGGCGACGACGAGCGCGTCTTCGGTCACGCCACCACCCCCGTCTCCCGCAGGACCTCGGCGAGTCGGCTCGCGGCCTCCGCCGCGTCGCCCTCGATCAGTTCGGCGTCTGACTCGCTCTCCGGTTCGGACATCGACGTAATCGTCACGTCGCTTTCGACGTCGGCGGCGGCGAGCCCGAGGTCGGCTAACTCGCGCGCGGCGATCTCCTTCTGTTGGGCCTGTCGGATCCCGCGGAGGCTCGCGTACCGCGGCTCGTTGAGGCCGGTCTGAACCGTCAACACCGCTGGGAGGTCGACGTCCGTCAGCTCCTCGACGCCGCCCTCCAGTTCGCGGTGGACGTGTGCGACGCCCGCGTCGGGATCGATCTCCAGATCGTTGACGACCGCGGCGTGTTCGAAGCCGATCCGCTCCGCGAGCGCGACGCCCGTCGCGCCGAATCCGGTGTCGGCGGCCTGGACGCCGCCGAGGATCAGGTCCGGGTCCTCGTCGGCGACGACCGCCTCGAACACCGTCGCCTTCGCTTTGACGTCCGCGAACCCCGTCTCGAACGCGTCGTCCCAGACGCGAACGGCGCGATCCGCGCCCTTCGCGAGGGCGGTTCGGATCGTCTCCTCGGCCCGCTCCGGACCGATCGTGACGGCGACGACCTCCGCTGCGATCCCGGCTTCGGACAGCTGTGCCGCCGCCTCGACGGCGTAGTCGTCCCACTCGTTGAGGCCGTACTCGAGGTCCGACGGCGCGATATCCGTCCCCTCGATCGCGAAGTCATCGCTCGCCTCCGCGACCTCCTTGACGGTCACCAGAACCTTCATGATCGATACTCCGGCGTTTGGTGGGTAATGGTTTTCGGAACTACCGATCGCCTCCCGAGCCGGGATCGACCTCGCCGTCGGGGTCGGTTCCAGTGTCGTCGCCGCCTCGCGCAGCCGCGTCCGTCCCGCTATCGGGAAGGGAGATCAGGTTCTCACGGCCCAGTCGGAGCTTTTCGACGCGGCCCTCGTCGGTCATCGCGGACAGGAGCTGTGACACCTTCGCGTCCGACCAGCCTGTCTCCGAGACGATGTCGGCCTGTCGCATCCGCCCGCCGTTGTCGACGAGGAGGTGTTCGACGCGCTCTTCGTCGGAGAGTAACGACTGGTCGATCTCGTCGGCCCGTTCGCGTCCCTCCGCCGAGTCGGACGACTCCGTCGGTCCGCTCTCGTCCGGACCCGAATCGGTCTGCGTGTCGGCGCTCGCGCCGGCAGCCGGCTCGGTCCCGCTGTCGCCGGGCGCGTCGGGTTCGGTCGGGTCACCGGACTTCGCGGGGGTGCCGTCTCTCGGCGTCTCGGTACCGTCGGCCGCGCGGCCGCCCGCATCCGACTCGCCCGAACTGGCGTCGCTCGTCTCGGGGTTGCCGACGCTGGCGTCGCTCGCACCGGTCTCGCCCGCACGCGTGTCGTCCGCGGTGGTCGGCGACGCGCCCGCGTCGTCAGAGCCCGCGGCGACATCACGCTCCCGCCGTCGGTAGCTGACGATGCTGCCGGCGATGATCAGCGCGCCGACCACGATCGCGGCGGCGAGCATCGTCCACGGCGGTCCGGGCGTCCCGGTCGACGCGTACACGACCGCGACGCCTTCGCCCTCGTCGAACGTCCGCGGCCCCTCGATCACCACGGCGTTGTCCCGCAGCGACGCCGTCGTGCTCGTGACCGTGTAGCCGTCCGGCGTCGTCACTTCGAGCGTCTGCCCCGGTTCGAGCGACCGCAACCACGTCCCGTCGGGCGTCGTCAGGGCGTCGCCCAACACGAGCTCCTCGCCGTCCTGCGTGAGAAACGCCGTCCAGACGAACGACAGGCGAAGTTCGCCGACGGCGGCCGCGTCCTCGTCCGCGACGTCGAACGACGACGTGTCCTCGTGGACGATGGCCTCGCGTTCGGCCGATTCGATCCGCATCGTCCGGTTGAGGTTCCGGCTGGCCTCGCGGGCGAACCCGGCGAACAGATCGGCGCTTGGACCGATCTCGCCGTTCGCGAACCGGTCACCGACCGTTTCGAACGCCGCCCGATCGGCCTCGTCGGTGAGCGCGTACCGGACGGACACGGTCCAGCGAGCGTCGCCGTCCGGGGCGGGCTCGATCCGGATCCGCGTCGCCGTGGTCGGATCGACGCCGTCGTCGGCCTGTTCGATCACCGGATCACCGGTCACGGCCGCCGCCCGGTCGGCCGGCGACGCGGAGGGGGAGGCGGCCGCGGCTCCCGCGGCGGACGCGAAGACGCCCGCGAGGAGGAGCACGCCGACGGCCGCGGCGAGGAGAACGCGAGACGGAGGGTTCCGCATACACCTCAAAATCACTCAGGCACCGGGCAAAACGCTTTCCATGGGCGGGATGGAACGGCGGCACGGGACGGCGAACGCGACCGGCGCAGTGGGGTGGATTTTTTATATCGCGCGGCGAACCGTCGCCTAATGAGGGCCCTCCCCGTCGCCGTCGCAGTCCTCCTACTGCTTGCGCCGGTCGCCGGCACCAGCCTGTCGACCGATCCGGGTCCGGCAGCGTCCGCCGCCACGACAGCGTCGACCGACGCGCACTCG is a genomic window containing:
- a CDS encoding electron transfer flavoprotein subunit alpha/FixB family protein → MTEDALVVAEHRRGELRDVSYEAITAGRELADARGGDCHVAVVAGDVDAFAEDLDREGVDAIHVVPNGEEFDHTVYQAAVRQLAERIDAGSIVIPNSVNGLDYAPALAEDLGVPIATDAIGVAYDDGLTLTREMYGSKVETTVDVAGDRFVVTIRGGEWPPAEGVGDATVETAEVDLPESGARVTGFEEVGSGDVDIADADVLVSVGRGIGEEENLEVVEALADALGATLSASRPIVDNGWLPKNRQVGQSGKVVTPDVYVAVGISGAVQHVAGMKGADTIIAINTDPTAPIFDIADYGIVGDLFDVVPALVDEFE
- a CDS encoding electron transfer flavoprotein subunit beta/FixA family protein, whose product is MKVLVTVKEVAEASDDFAIEGTDIAPSDLEYGLNEWDDYAVEAAAQLSEAGIAAEVVAVTIGPERAEETIRTALAKGADRAVRVWDDAFETGFADVKAKATVFEAVVADEDPDLILGGVQAADTGFGATGVALAERIGFEHAAVVNDLEIDPDAGVAHVHRELEGGVEELTDVDLPAVLTVQTGLNEPRYASLRGIRQAQQKEIAARELADLGLAAADVESDVTITSMSEPESESDAELIEGDAAEAASRLAEVLRETGVVA